A single genomic interval of Pyrobaculum arsenaticum DSM 13514 harbors:
- a CDS encoding thiamine ABC transporter substrate-binding protein has protein sequence MSIRNLLIVLIAVAGVIVAFLTISAFQQPQTKKLVIVGPAGISDLGQALAKKFSEKYGVNATFIPLGGAVEMVNELVRNKDNPPWDVAIGIPEFYYTVLVERGVLHCPKLSVEGVPPEEFWDPNGCVYPLDKSYIGIVYNATALERLGLRPPETLDDLLRPEYKGLVTYPNPVQSGTGLAVLSWIMSVKGEEAGWTYLKQLSGQIAKVGYPSGFTALRSALKRGDVVIALSWYSHVIDPGTPHMRAATYSAFLYREGVAVLKNAKNRDLAVEFVKFALSKEGQDLVDPYNYMLPVRADAVVKNNVGLPQPRSVVVYNPALGSKADEWRLRWQREVASG, from the coding sequence ATGTCCATAAGAAATTTATTGATTGTGCTCATAGCGGTCGCTGGGGTGATAGTGGCATTCCTAACGATATCTGCTTTTCAGCAACCGCAGACAAAGAAGCTCGTTATTGTCGGCCCCGCGGGCATAAGCGACTTAGGGCAGGCGTTGGCGAAAAAGTTCAGTGAGAAGTATGGGGTGAACGCCACGTTTATCCCACTTGGTGGGGCGGTAGAGATGGTGAACGAGCTGGTGAGGAACAAGGACAACCCACCATGGGACGTCGCCATTGGGATTCCGGAGTTTTACTACACTGTGTTAGTGGAAAGGGGTGTTTTACACTGTCCCAAGTTGTCTGTGGAGGGAGTCCCCCCCGAGGAGTTTTGGGATCCCAACGGTTGCGTGTACCCGCTGGATAAGTCCTACATCGGCATTGTATACAACGCCACTGCCCTCGAGAGGCTTGGGCTAAGGCCTCCAGAGACGCTGGACGACTTACTTAGGCCGGAGTACAAGGGGCTAGTAACATATCCCAACCCAGTCCAGTCGGGCACCGGGCTTGCCGTCCTCTCGTGGATAATGTCAGTAAAGGGAGAAGAGGCAGGGTGGACATATTTGAAACAGCTCAGCGGCCAAATAGCCAAGGTGGGGTATCCCAGCGGCTTTACGGCTTTGAGAAGCGCCCTAAAACGTGGCGACGTGGTTATAGCGCTTTCATGGTACAGCCACGTGATTGATCCTGGAACCCCTCACATGAGGGCTGCCACTTACAGCGCCTTTTTGTATAGAGAGGGCGTGGCAGTGCTTAAAAATGCCAAAAACCGCGACTTAGCCGTGGAATTTGTTAAATTCGCCCTAAGCAAAGAGGGGCAGGACCTAGTAGATCCTTACAACTACATGCTCCCCGTCAGGGCAGACGCCGTGGTGAAGAACAACGTGGGCCTTCCCCAGCCGCGGTCGGTGGTGGTCTACAACCCTGCCCTCGGCTCCAAGGCAGACGAGTGGAGGCTGAGGTGGCAGAGGGAGGTCGCTTCAGGTTAA